A region from the Vicia villosa cultivar HV-30 ecotype Madison, WI linkage group LG3, Vvil1.0, whole genome shotgun sequence genome encodes:
- the LOC131657368 gene encoding uncharacterized protein LOC131657368, whose translation MMDIINSGIEMKNTTMNAMPSLNMNFHPQIYPTTVEQKRNNKRNNSSMPVMNMIPTPGFNQSMPPQMSNNFFGQQGGANSNFHYKVPMNDEVANVPMHANVSTTTGTTAFDSQSDEDAYDNYEFIDSPIVGTSNYDLSMFFHK comes from the coding sequence ATGATGGACATCATTAACTCCGGAATTGAGATGAAGAACACCACCATGAATGCTATGCCATCTCTCAACATGAACTTTCATCCTCAAATCTACCCCACAACTGTTGAGCAAAAGAGAAACAACAAGAGGAACAACAGTTCAATGCCTGTTATGAACATGATTCCAACTCCTGGATTCAACCAAAGCATGCCACCTCAAATGAGCAACAATTTCTTTGGTCAACAAGGGGGTGCAAATAGCAACTTTCACTACAAAGTTCCTATGAATGATGAAGTGGCCAATGTTCCAATGCATGCAAATGTCTCAACAACAACTGGAACAACAGCCTTTGATTCTcaatctgatgaagatgcttatgACAACTATGAGTTTATTGATTCTCCTATTGTGGGAACATCAAATTATGATTTATCTATGTTCTTTCATAAGTGA
- the LOC131659927 gene encoding protein ETHYLENE INSENSITIVE 3-like, which yields MNPKVGNGAVTYPSKGESSNNPRKEKGKEVDDEEKELTIEDLETRIWRDKMLLRKMKEERRQGDKCKSYEQLKRKTMTRAQDGILRHMLKMMEACDVRGFIYGIVPENGKPMSGSSDNLRGWWKERVKFDRNGPAAIAKYEEESGISKMKEMLNGDSPTPYSLLELPDTTLGSLLSSLMQHCEPPQRRFPLERGIYPPWWPTGRESWWNEMGFSEDPGPPPYRKPHDLKKAWKICVLHAVIKHISPNIQKIKNVVRHSRSLQDKLTAKETSIWVAVINYEEKLARRKYPDLFATLNSSGTGSNCLLVETNDYDVEGVERKRAKPIPAVNNSSTSNVSVVPPYEVSNKRKFELGKRSTTHNYEIFSLQKDKNASNNHHFGRKNNNHFQMAGVGSSKYNQIGKNDKSTAAAAAAPLEQNVKAAGANQINRHRGNHIYQYLTITHGHL from the exons ATGAATCCTAAGGTTGGTAATGGTGCTGTCACTTACCCTTCAAAGGGAGAGTCCTCAAACAatccaagaaaagaaaagggaaaagaagtagatgatgaagaaaaagagCTAACTATTGAGGATCTTGAGACAAGGATATGGAGAGATAAAATGCTTTTAAGGAAGATGAAGGAAGAGAGAAGACAAGGTGACAAATGCAAATCATATGAACAATTGAAAAGAAAGACAATGACCCGTGCACAAGATGGTATCTTAAG GCACATGCTAAAGATGATGGAAGCTTGTGATGTCCGCGGCTTCATTTATGGAATAGTACCGGAGAATGGAAAACCAATGAGTGGTTCTTCGGACAATCTCCGAGGTTGGTGGAAAGAAAGAGTGAAATTCGACCGAAACGGCCCTGCTGCGATTGCAAAGTATGAAGAGGAAAGTGGAATTTCAAAAATGAAGGAAATGTTGAATGGTGATTCACCAACGCCTTACTCATTGCTCGAACTACCTGATACAACATTAGGTTCGCTTTTATCATCGCTAATGCAACATTGTGAGCCACCGCAGAGAAGGTTTCCGTTGGAGAGAGGAATTTATCCTCCGTGGTGGCCAACCGGGAGAGAATCATGGTGGAACGAAATGGGATTTAGTGAAGATCCCGGTCCACCTCCGTATAGAAAGCCGCATGATTTGAAGAAAGCTTGGAAGATTTGTGTTCTGCACGCTGTGATTAAACATATATCTCCTAATATTCAGAAGATTAAGAATGTTGTTAGACATTCGAGGAGTTTACAAGATAAACTCACGGCTAAGGAAACGTCTATTTGGGTTGCTGTTATAAATTACGAGGAAAAACTTGCTAGAAGGAAGTATCCTGATTTGTTCGCAACTCTTAATTCTAGTGGTACCGGAAGTAACTGTCTTCTTGTTGAGACAAACGATTATGATGTGGAAGGTGTAGAGCGCAAACGCGCAAAACCAATACC TGCTGTTAACAATTCATCAACCTCCAATGTTTCTGTTGTGCCACCTTATGAAGTTTCTAACAAGAGAAAATTTGAACTTGGTAAGAGAAGTACTACTCATAATTATGAGATTTTTTCTTTGCAAAAAGATAAGAATGCAAGTAACAATCATCACTTTGGAAGAAAGAACAACAATCACTTCCAAATGGCTGGAGTTGGAAGCtcaaaatataatcaaattggCAAAAATGACAAGTCTACTGCTGCAGCTGCAGCTGCACCTCTTGAACAAAATGTGAAAGCTGCTGGTGCAAATCAGATCAATCGTCATAGAGGTAATCATATTTATCAGTATCTTACTATCACGCATGGACACCTCTAG